The segment CTTTTTGGCCGCCGCTGGCTTCTTGGCTTTAGGAGCTGCTTTCTTGGCGGGCTTCTTCACAGCAGGCTGACTTTTGTTCAGCTTAAACGAACCAGAGGCACCGGTTCCTTTAGTCTGAAGCAAGGTACCCTTGGTCACCAGGCTCCTGACTGCAATCTTTACACGAGAATTGTTCTTCTCTACGTCGTAACCACCGGCGACCAGAGCCTTCTTCAAGGCAGCCAGTGAAACTCCGTGTCTCTCCTTAGAAGCAGAAACTGCCTTCACGATCAAGTCCCCAACGCTGGGCCCCGCTTTCCTAGGCTTGCTTGCTGCTTTCTTCTTGGGAGCCTTAaccggggcgggggcggctggagctggagcaacTTCTGCCATTTCTTTGCCGAagatttctttctctcacacgaACAGTCAAAGAAAACGTTTCGTTTTAGCAGCTCGTACGTCAGGGGGCTGGACTTAAATGTCACATGAGGACCGTATAGACTCAACCATCCCGGCACCGCGTCTCGGCTCCTGAAAATTcgctttattgtgttttcttttcgcCAATATTGACAAAATAACACAGCGCGCAGTCGTTTTATGAACATAAATCGCATTGAATTTTCAAAATCAGTCCTTGCACCCACAAATTAACTCGTGTGTCCTCAATAATATTGCCGTATTTTCGCTAGTTTATACAAAACATACTCACTTGTCACGGACACGTACCCGTTAAAGGTGCTTCTCCCACATTATTTGCCTTTTAAAACTATCAAACATGTCACACACTTTAAAATCGTTGGCTGATTATTTACAGGAACCCCGCGTGAAAACAGGAAAGATTTAAAGATTCATGAAATACCCAAGTTAGACTTTTAAGCAGGAGTTCTATTTTTGGTAGTAAAGCACAGCGCACATCTTTGCTGAAATGTCATCACCGTGACATTTCGACGTTGAACATTGAACGAAAAATTGTTGTtcagaaaacattatttaaccTGTTACCAAGATCAAAGTATTTTCACAATCATCATTTATATACTGTTGAGTGAATAATTCCACTATTTCACGTACAATCTCTGGCCTTGTTTCGGACATGCCCATGCAGTAGGCTAACTAAATATGCCATTTACAAATATCCCCCTTGGATGCTTAGCTTTTTGGCCATGATGTGTGGAACCTGCCCTTGCATCCATAACATTATTTGAAGAAATGTAATGCCTTTGGCAAAcaacgtatatatatatatatatatatatacaatggTAAAAATGGaagcaataaaatgtaaaataacaatatCACAATACAAGACATAAAACATAACTAAAAATCAGTCATAAACTTAAATCAAAACTCAAGTTTGAGCATGCATCGGAACTGTTGGATGTCTTTCCAGCCAATTATTTCAAGTTAGTGAAAGCATTTATCCAAGTTCCATCATTTTGTGCTGTAAGACATTAAAACaccatttttttcatcaggTTTTATTTGCCTTGGCTGGAATCAATcgacatttgttttttaactttGACTGGTTACTAAAAGCaataactttttaaactttttaaaaactggtttcctcagcaaaaatattttcatatttcacatgtACAGTGGTATGCAAATGTTTTGGCACCCCTggtcaaattgcatgttttgttgaatcTCTAAGTGAATACATGTTACTACAACCTCTGAGGTTACAAACATGAACATTGCATATTTTAGCtaatttgaaatcaaaattaGTATTTATTGGCAGTTAAAACGAATAACAAGGggttttcaaatttgaaaagTCCTGCACTTGTGGAATTAACTCCCCACGgaagtcaggacagcagaatccTTGGCCATGCTTTGCACAAACTGCAGTTACAACGCTTAACGCTCTGCATATTCTCACCCAATAGCAGTCTGTccttatgcatttattttgagatCGTAACGGTTGACATGCTTTTCATATTATAGATTTGCTTTAATTCACTCACATGCAGTGTGTTCCTAacggtggtggtgaagaaggagTTGAGCCAAAAGGAAAGCTCTCCATTTACCAGTCGACCTTCGTCCCTACTCTCAcccatgatcacagactatggGTAGTGATTGAAAGAGTGCGAATACAAGTGGCTGAAATGGGGTTTCTTGATAGGGTGGCAGGGCTTCATCCCTTGATAGGAAGGGGAGCTCAGTCTTCCAGGAGGACCTCACAGTTGAACCACTGCTCCTCCACATTGAGAGGGACCAGTTGAGGTGGTTTGGGCATCTGATTAGGatgatcaagaaaaaaaagacaaattgaaacacaaaatcacattaCAGTCTGTGAAGACTAAGCTCAACTGCTCTTTAGTCATTTTCATTGCTCAGTCAACATTACAGTCCATCCATCCACATATGTAGCAGCCTTTGGTGGTTGCTGTTGGGTCCAAAGGAGAATTATGCTGTGACACTGGTGGGTCAGTAACTTGTGGAGGTTTCAGATGTGATCTGCAGAAACAGGAGTCCTTTGCCATGCGCAAGTTGATGTTTCATCCAGCTGGTCTGAAGATCggaaaagtttgttttgtggCAGTTTCTTGTGCGTTCCACACTAGGTTCCACATGGGCTGAAGCACTTAGTCGCTGTGAGTTAATTGGCAGTGCCTAATTAGTGAAAACTGTGCCTCTATCTGTTTGTTCAGATAAGTCAGCATTGTGGTGGTAACAACAATCTAGGCATTCTTTAAGCCTTGGAATTGAAGAGTTATGAGAACTCTATAGCTAGACCAAAGGCCTGTGGGTGCTGTCAAGGGCAATGTctgtgcctgtaatgtaatgtatatctcatctcataaaaaacacgttttcaacgtacaaaaatgccaagttactaaaaactattgatatcaaaatgacgccaagttacgatactacaaacaatataggctatcttgcctcaccgaaatgacataagatgtatctcaaagcaatgctacccaatatttcctcagttctttcaagtcacttggccctgtgtataagcatgcactacatgaacaggccaaatatatgtgtggatggctgtctcacagtcaagattgattgaataggtgtgtgtatgtccaatttgtattggtatgtaggcctatgtatttcgctgcccaggctttctgttgcgtgaatgatagtatgtttcttggtacaagtgtgttcgtgaatgtgaatgtaagatgctgccagggaaatgtccccatgcggataaagaagttctctatgtgtgtatgtacaatatgtgttttacatgcagtatttattgtacgtagcaaatatacaataacttgcacatgtactcaaattcagttcagaagcaagtataaacatgttttctggagaaatgtgcttcctgtcattgctcagcagcagttctgtacattaatgaatttatacattaatttcaatgtacaatgttcaatgtgttccatgaggcaattcgaaatatttgtctctttgatctgacagaaagtttgcatgacattgtgaaatggtaagattagaaaacacagggccaagtgacttgaaagaactgaggaaatattgggtagcattgctttgagatacatcttatgtcatttcggtgaggcaagatagcctatattgtttgtagtatcgtaacttggcgtcattttgatatcaatagtttttagtaacttggcatttttgtacgttgaaaacgtgttttttatgagatatcagttctttttgcaaagcgttttattatgagagtgagaaatgcgaccctgcaagaaacggttgtggattatggctatcgttgtgtgaatctgtacagtctggtgagcgtgtaccgttcagcagtttcggtttgctatatatgtaaaacagtggctgtgagaaaggatgcagtggcgtaagcgtaaacgcaggagaaacgcagatggaatatggtatgtactcacggatttgacgtccatccaacgagccttgactgacaaaataatcaacacgcccgtagaattataactccctaggtcgcaacttgtgtagccttctgtcctgctccgttgtctgttatttcgtggagatgcacttttagtgtttgtaaggtttatccttctgtcctgctccattgtctgttatttcgtggagatgcacttttagtgtttgtaaggtttataaggcattttgataggcttatctgcaggtaggaatcctcttcgctgttttgctaaactagaaccggaaaacatgatagtggagaataggagcagacgcatatgtcccagcaggctttgcatgtgagagaataacaacagtgtgagataaattaaaatgaaattacgaaattccgtagttgaaacaatatgtttttagcagaatgggcatgtaggtgaaggttggcATGATCACGGATcacgagcttatattccttatcaaatggtatatataacagtcggtattgaacatttgttgttgaagtggagggttaaattaCATTGTACACATTatttgactgtaatgtaatctattgcacgaatgtgtttttctcgtgttcagtgctagtagttatacttatgagtgaatcatgattttaaatgtaatgttttaatgcggagttgcagaacgtacatacgtagtaattgtgtgtagcctatgtggctagatagagaacagggcgaggtaacatgaatgtagaaacgtggcgtttgctgatattaaagttttgtacggtagccaagtgaagaaatatagttagtagaaatggcacagtggtgaactggtgtaacttttaaataaaaggaatacatttgcgtcatgaaatgcatatgggtggccgtgagtgagtgaggtttaccagtctgtgacttcgttagctaatgccatagctatgcaatgcg is part of the Anguilla rostrata isolate EN2019 unplaced genomic scaffold, ASM1855537v3 scaf0993, whole genome shotgun sequence genome and harbors:
- the LOC135246956 gene encoding histone H1-like, with protein sequence MAEVAPAPAAPAPVKAPKKKAASKPRKAGPSVGDLIVKAVSASKERHGVSLAALKKALVAGGYDVEKNNSRVKIAVRSLVTKGTLLQTKGTGASGSFKLNKSQPAVKKPAKKAAPKAKKPAAAKKAVAKKPVAKKSPKKKPATVKAKKSPKKAKKPTAAAKKPKPAKSPKKTKKPAAKKATKSPKKAKATKPKVAKPKSVKAKKAAPKKK